CCAGTCGGTGGCGGTCTCCAGGGTCTCGCACAGCGCCCCTGCGGCCAGCAGCGAATCGCGCAGGTAGGGCGCGGAGAATCGGCCGTGCTCCCAAGCCCGCGCAGGTTCCTCGCCCAGTGACGTGCCGCCGTGCGCGGCCAGCACCGCTCGGGTCTCGGCATGCCGGCTTTCGGTGTGCTCGGCGGTTCCCTCGAACAGCGTGATCGCCAGGCAGCCCCCGGTGATCTGTTGCTCGCCGATCTGCTCGGTGGTGGCCAGGTTCACGCCCGTCTCGGCCTCGTCGGACAGGCGGATCACGGTCGGTCCGGCGCCGGTCTGCGTGACCGCGCGCAAAGCTGCCGCGCCAGTGGCGAAGTCCGGGAAGGACCACGCCTCATAGCGGGTGGTTGCCGGGGTCGGATGCACCCGCACCCGCACCCGGGTGATGACGCCGAACACGCCTTCGGACCCCAGCAACAGCTGACGCAGGTCCGGCCCGGCGGCCGAGGCGGGGGCGCGGCCCAGGTCCAAAACGCCGGCCGGGGTGATCATCCGCAGGCCGCGGACCATGTCGTCGAAACGGCCGTAGCCGGCCGAATCCTGGCCCGACGATCTGGTGGCGGCGAACCCGCCGAGGGTGGCGAACTGAAAGCTCTGCGGAAAGTGGCCCAGCGAGAAACCGCGCTCACCGAGCAGCCGTTCGGCCTCGGGTCCGGTGACCCCGGCGCCGAACTCCGCCTCGCCGGAGGTCTCGTCAAGGTTCAGCAGTGCATCGAACCGACGCAGGTCTAGGCACACCACCGCCGCGAACTCGCCGCGGATCGGGTCGAGCCCGCCGACGACGCTGGTGCCGCCGCCGAAGGGGACCACCGCAACGGCCTGCCGGCTGCAGTAGTTCAAGATTTCCGCGACTTCGTCGTCACTTCCGGGCAGCAGCACCGCGTCGGGCGCATCCTGGGCGCCGGAATCATTGCGCCGCAGTAGATCCAGGGTGGACTTTCCCCCGGCGTGCAGTAGTCGTGCGGTGTGATCGGTACGGCAGAAGCCCTCGCCGACGATCGCGGCCAACGCTGCGTGGTCGGTGTCGGTCAGTGCCGACGGCGTGAGCGACACCTGGCTCGGATCGCGCTCCGGGGTGCTCGTGCCGTCCACCCCCAGGGCTGCCTTGAGCAGTTGACGGATGCCGTCGCTCAACGGCTTGGCCGCGGCTGGATCTCCCCAGGCGTTCCACTTCATCGGCGGGGTCAGGGCGTCCTGGGCATCGGCCTGCGTCATGCGTTACAGTATTACACATGCTGTCAACCAGTAATGACGAGCAGGTGGAGGTCGGAGAGCGGATCCTCGATGCCGCCGCGAGCTGCCTGCTCGCATTGGGAATGGAGCGGGTGACCCTGGCGGCCATCGCGCGCCGCGCCGGGGTGAGTCGCCCCACGGTGTATCGGCGGTGGTCGGACAGCCGCTCGGTGATCGCCGCACTGTTGACCTCACGGATCACCGCGGCCTGGACCGAACTCGAGCAACCGGGAACCGGGCGTGAGGCGCTGGTGACGCGGATCGTCGCGGTTGCGGCCCGGCTGCGCCACGACGAGGTCGTGATGCAGGTGCTGCACCACGCACCCGATCTGGCGATGGTCTACATCGCCCAGCGGATGGGGGCCAGCCAACGGCGCCTGATCGATCTGGTGGCCGGCGAACTCGGCGGCGCCCAGGCCGCCGGCAGCGTGCGAGCCGGCGACCCGCGTGAACTCGCCGCCATGTGTCTGCTGATCACCCAATCGGCTATTCAGTCCGCGCAAGTCGTCGCGTCGATCCTCGACGAGGACGCACTCTCCACCGAACTGACCTACACACTGAACAGGTACCTGTCCTGATGTCCGATACCGCTGCCCTCAACTCCGCCCGCCGCACCGCCGAACTGACCGCACTGGCCGACGGCGCACCCGTTGACGTCGTCGTGATCGGCGCGGGCATCACCGGCGCCGGCATCGCCCTGGACGC
The window above is part of the Mycolicibacter sp. MU0102 genome. Proteins encoded here:
- a CDS encoding FAD-binding oxidoreductase is translated as MKWNAWGDPAAAKPLSDGIRQLLKAALGVDGTSTPERDPSQVSLTPSALTDTDHAALAAIVGEGFCRTDHTARLLHAGGKSTLDLLRRNDSGAQDAPDAVLLPGSDDEVAEILNYCSRQAVAVVPFGGGTSVVGGLDPIRGEFAAVVCLDLRRFDALLNLDETSGEAEFGAGVTGPEAERLLGERGFSLGHFPQSFQFATLGGFAATRSSGQDSAGYGRFDDMVRGLRMITPAGVLDLGRAPASAAGPDLRQLLLGSEGVFGVITRVRVRVHPTPATTRYEAWSFPDFATGAAALRAVTQTGAGPTVIRLSDEAETGVNLATTEQIGEQQITGGCLAITLFEGTAEHTESRHAETRAVLAAHGGTSLGEEPARAWEHGRFSAPYLRDSLLAAGALCETLETATDWARVPTLKTAVTEALTTALGDSGTPALVLCHISHVYPTGASLYFTVVAGQRGNPIEQWQAAKVAAGDAIMQAGGTITHHHAVGADHRPWMGEEVGELGVQVLRAVKATLDPAGILNPGKLIP
- a CDS encoding TetR/AcrR family transcriptional regulator, whose amino-acid sequence is MLSTSNDEQVEVGERILDAAASCLLALGMERVTLAAIARRAGVSRPTVYRRWSDSRSVIAALLTSRITAAWTELEQPGTGREALVTRIVAVAARLRHDEVVMQVLHHAPDLAMVYIAQRMGASQRRLIDLVAGELGGAQAAGSVRAGDPRELAAMCLLITQSAIQSAQVVASILDEDALSTELTYTLNRYLS